The genome window GGGCGTGGGCCGCGACATCACCGAACGGCGGCGCATCGAGGAGGACCTGCGGCGGTCCCGGGAATTTTTGCGGATGGTCCTGGAGACGATTCCGGACCCCGTCTTCGTCAAGGACAGCCAGCACCGCTTCGTGGAGGTCAACAGCGCCCTGTGCGCCATGCTGGGCCAGCCCGCCACCGCCATCATCGGCAAGGCCGACAAGGATTTCGTCCCGGCCGAGGAGGCCGAGGTCTTCATCGCCCGGGACCGGCTCGTGCTGGAGACCGGCAAGGACGACATCTACGAGGAGCGGCTGACGGACAACCTGGGCGTCATGCACGTCCTGGTGACGCGCAAGGGGCTTTTCGTCGATGCCACGGGGGCGCGCTTCATCGTCGGCGTCATCCGCGACGTCACCGAGGACAGGGCCCAGGAACGCCGGCTGCGCGATTCGCTCCTGGAAAAGGAAGTGTTGCTCAAGGAAGTGCACCACCGGGTCAAAAACAACCTGCAAGTCATCTCGAGCCTGCTCTACCTGCAAAAGGATACCATCGAGGACCCGGTGGTCCAGGGCATTTTCGAGGAAAGCCGCAACCGGATCAGTTCCATGGCCCTTATCCACGAGGAGCTCTACCGCTCCGGCGACCTGGCCCGGGTGGATCTCAAGGAGTACCTGGAACGGCTCACGCCCAAGCTCGTCCAGTCCCTGCAGGGCGGGCGCACCATCGGCTTCGCCCTGGAACTGGAGGAATGCCGCGTGCCCGTGGACAAGGCCATTCCCTTCGGCCTGATCGTCAACGAGCTGGTGACCAACGCCGTCAAGCACGCCTTCACCGGCCGCGAGGCGGGAAACGTCCGGCTGACCGTGAAACGGGAGGCGGACATGGTGCGGGCGGCCGTGGAGGACGACGGCGTGGGCCTTGGCGACGACTTCCACCCCGACGCCGTGAAATCGCTGGGCATGCAGCTCGTGGTCCAACTCACGCGCCAGTTGCGCGGCGCCCTGTCCTTTGGTTCGAGTCCGGCCGGAACGGCCTTCCGCCTATCTTTTCCCTTGCGGGACACGGCCGGCTAGCGCCGCCTGCGGACCGGCCCGCCGTGGCGATCCTCGCCTTTGGCCGCAAGCCGGGCATCAGCGGGCCTTGGCGGCGTAGACGGCGGCGACGCGGGCGGCCAGGCTGTTCTGGCGCACCGGCCGCAACGGGGG of Solidesulfovibrio sp. contains these proteins:
- a CDS encoding PAS domain S-box protein, translated to MTVPPCKEQNGFIGISPVRVALCYLAIGILWILFSDRLADVLFRGNPDMLLRVSSLKGFVFVLLTASLLYLLLHRHVRAYRRKEHELCESQRRYKLVVENAPDAILIHDERRFVFANEEAARLFGAASPEDIVGRPVMDFVHPDSREAVAGRMERTLARKQVARLREQRYQRLDGSPIEVEVSGVPFFLGSEPGGLIFVRDIGNRLRAERHLRESEAKYRLLADNAHDLIFTLNADFRPTFVSPSVRRLRGISVEEAMTETFDDMMTPESAARAWEQAAQIRAATGPAHNVVQRLELEARHKDGGTVWVEVVVRPLFDGEGAFTGVLGVGRDITERRRIEEDLRRSREFLRMVLETIPDPVFVKDSQHRFVEVNSALCAMLGQPATAIIGKADKDFVPAEEAEVFIARDRLVLETGKDDIYEERLTDNLGVMHVLVTRKGLFVDATGARFIVGVIRDVTEDRAQERRLRDSLLEKEVLLKEVHHRVKNNLQVISSLLYLQKDTIEDPVVQGIFEESRNRISSMALIHEELYRSGDLARVDLKEYLERLTPKLVQSLQGGRTIGFALELEECRVPVDKAIPFGLIVNELVTNAVKHAFTGREAGNVRLTVKREADMVRAAVEDDGVGLGDDFHPDAVKSLGMQLVVQLTRQLRGALSFGSSPAGTAFRLSFPLRDTAG